A genome region from Thermomonospora amylolytica includes the following:
- a CDS encoding Na(+)/H(+) antiporter subunit C gives MSLVLVVVVGVLFGVGFHLLLQRSLIRIVVGFVLLGHGANLALLVAGGPAGAPPLLGRRGEGPMADPLPQAMALTAIVITFGVTAFLLALAYRSWLFLGEDEVQDDVEDRRIAAAEARREGYDEEDGG, from the coding sequence ATGAGCCTGGTGCTGGTGGTCGTGGTCGGGGTGCTGTTCGGGGTCGGCTTCCACCTGCTGCTGCAGCGTTCGCTGATCCGGATCGTGGTGGGGTTCGTGCTGCTCGGGCACGGGGCCAACCTGGCGTTGCTGGTGGCGGGCGGACCGGCCGGGGCGCCGCCGCTGCTGGGACGGCGCGGCGAGGGGCCGATGGCCGACCCGCTGCCGCAGGCGATGGCGCTGACCGCGATCGTCATCACGTTCGGGGTGACCGCGTTCCTGCTGGCGCTGGCGTACCGGAGCTGGCTGTTCCTGGGCGAGGACGAGGTGCAGGACGACGTGGAGGACCGCCGGATCGCCGCCGCCGAGGCCCGCCGCGAGGGCTACGACGAGGAGGACGGCGGGTGA
- a CDS encoding Na+/H+ antiporter subunit D, with translation MNDVLLPLPYAVPLAGAALGLLLWRWQNALRLLGIGILAATVAAAIGVLAAVADHGVITTQVGGWPAPLGITLVADRLSALMLLVSSIVLLAILLYAVGQGVVGHSEAEPNFFYPAYLTLSAGVCLVFLTGDLFNLFVAFEVMLASSYVLLTLAPNPARMHAGMTYVVVSLTSSILFLTSVAVTYAATGTVNLADLSTRIADLPEGLRTALALMFLVVFGIKGAVAPLHLWLPDSYPAAITKITAVFAALLTKTAVYALIRTQTLLFPDGRTGTVLLVLAAATMLIGLLGALTQQDIHRVLSFALVGHIGYLVFGLALFSVAGLAGAILYLVHHIVVQATLFLVSDIMQDETGETSLERLGGLAGSSAFTAVLFFVPAMSLSGVPPLSGFVAKLALLQAGFGSGRTLGYAVAGVAVLAGLLTLIAMSRVWTLAFWRPRPPTPEPELPPEQEPGEEPGLSRPQRYSRGLVRGVTAGMVAFGLAVAVLAGPLTSWSLQAATDLLDRSAYQNAVREGSRP, from the coding sequence GTGAACGACGTCCTGCTCCCGCTCCCGTACGCGGTGCCGCTGGCCGGGGCGGCGCTCGGGCTGCTGCTGTGGCGGTGGCAGAACGCGCTGCGGCTGCTGGGCATCGGGATCCTCGCCGCCACCGTCGCCGCCGCGATCGGCGTGCTGGCGGCCGTCGCCGACCACGGGGTGATCACCACCCAGGTCGGCGGGTGGCCCGCCCCGCTCGGCATCACCCTGGTCGCCGACCGGCTGTCGGCGCTGATGCTGCTGGTGTCGAGCATCGTGCTGCTGGCGATCCTGCTGTACGCGGTGGGGCAGGGCGTCGTCGGGCACTCCGAGGCCGAGCCGAACTTTTTCTATCCCGCGTACCTGACGCTGTCGGCGGGCGTGTGCCTGGTGTTCCTGACCGGGGACCTGTTCAACCTGTTCGTGGCCTTCGAGGTCATGCTGGCCTCCAGCTACGTGCTGCTGACGCTGGCGCCCAACCCCGCCCGGATGCACGCCGGGATGACGTACGTGGTGGTCAGCCTGACCTCCTCGATCCTGTTCCTGACCTCGGTCGCCGTCACGTACGCCGCCACCGGGACGGTCAACCTGGCGGACCTGTCGACGCGGATCGCCGACCTGCCGGAGGGGCTGCGCACGGCGCTGGCGCTGATGTTCCTGGTGGTGTTCGGGATCAAGGGGGCGGTGGCGCCGCTGCACCTGTGGCTGCCCGACAGCTATCCGGCCGCCATCACCAAGATCACCGCGGTGTTCGCGGCGCTGCTCACCAAGACCGCCGTGTACGCGCTGATCCGCACCCAGACGCTGCTGTTCCCCGACGGGCGGACCGGCACGGTGCTGCTGGTGCTGGCGGCGGCGACCATGCTGATCGGGCTGCTGGGCGCGCTGACCCAGCAGGACATCCACCGGGTGCTGTCGTTCGCGCTGGTCGGGCACATCGGGTACCTGGTGTTCGGGCTGGCGCTGTTCTCGGTGGCGGGGCTGGCCGGCGCGATCTTGTACCTGGTCCACCACATCGTGGTGCAGGCGACGTTGTTCCTGGTCAGCGACATCATGCAGGACGAGACGGGGGAGACGTCGCTGGAACGGCTCGGCGGACTGGCCGGGTCCTCGGCGTTCACCGCCGTGCTGTTCTTCGTCCCGGCGATGAGCCTGTCGGGGGTGCCGCCGCTGTCGGGCTTCGTGGCCAAGCTGGCGCTGCTGCAGGCCGGGTTCGGGTCGGGACGGACGCTGGGGTACGCGGTCGCCGGGGTCGCGGTGCTGGCCGGGCTGCTGACCCTGATCGCGATGAGCCGGGTGTGGACGCTGGCGTTCTGGCGCCCCCGCCCGCCGACCCCGGAACCCGAGCTGCCCCCCGAGCAGGAACCCGGCGAGGAGCCCGGCCTGTCCCGCCCGCAGCGCTACAGCCGCGGCCTCGTCCGCGGGGTGACCGCCGGCATGGTCGCCTTCGGCCTGGCGGTCGCGGTCCTCGCCGGACCCCTGACCTCGTGGAGCCTGCAGGCCGCGACCGACCTCCTCGACCGTTCGGCTTATCAGAACGCGGTGCGGGAAGGGAGTCGGCCGTGA
- a CDS encoding Na+/H+ antiporter subunit E → MAAWLLLVWMALWGRADLAVVAGGIVVIALTYLATRFPALPVSPGRIGPVALVRALGAFVADLVVSSAVIGWYALRGAKAVRGGIVEVRFRSTSDVMLIMVVNSISLRPGSLVLDVHRAESLLYVHAMPVHDRAGAERVRNEVLETERRLMRVFGRPLEKEAP, encoded by the coding sequence ATGGCGGCCTGGTTGCTGCTGGTGTGGATGGCGTTGTGGGGGCGGGCCGACCTGGCGGTGGTCGCGGGCGGGATCGTGGTGATCGCGCTGACGTACCTGGCGACGCGGTTCCCCGCGCTGCCGGTGTCCCCGGGGCGGATCGGGCCGGTGGCGCTGGTGCGGGCGCTGGGGGCGTTCGTCGCCGACCTGGTCGTCTCCAGCGCGGTCATCGGCTGGTACGCGCTGCGCGGCGCGAAGGCGGTGCGGGGCGGGATCGTCGAGGTGCGGTTCCGTTCCACCTCCGACGTGATGCTGATCATGGTCGTCAACAGCATCTCGCTGCGGCCGGGCTCGCTGGTGCTGGACGTCCACCGGGCCGAGTCGCTGCTGTACGTCCACGCCATGCCGGTCCACGACCGGGCCGGAGCCGAACGGGTGCGCAACGAGGTGCTGGAGACCGAACGCCGGCTGATGCGGGTGTTCGGCCGCCCTCTGGAGAAGGAGGCCCCGTGA
- a CDS encoding monovalent cation/H+ antiporter complex subunit F — protein sequence MNAVYALTLALLSAAGLLTMARLVRGPTALDRILALDVLSVLLVSGVAVHAATQGTAANAASLVVIALLGFVGTVTAARLAGERGRRE from the coding sequence ATGAACGCCGTCTACGCCCTCACCCTCGCGCTGCTGTCGGCGGCGGGCCTGCTGACCATGGCGCGGCTGGTGCGCGGGCCGACCGCGCTGGACCGCATCCTGGCGCTGGACGTGCTGTCGGTGCTGCTGGTCAGCGGGGTCGCCGTGCACGCGGCGACGCAGGGCACCGCCGCCAACGCCGCCTCCCTGGTGGTGATCGCGCTGCTCGGGTTCGTCGGCACGGTCACCGCCGCCCGGCTGGCCGGGGAACGGGGGCGGCGCGAATGA
- the mnhG gene encoding monovalent cation/H(+) antiporter subunit G encodes MILADVLTAVLLPAGAVFSVLGALGMARFPDLLTRLHAATKPQTIGLLLVLVGAAAQMESVADVTPLVLVGIFQLMTSPVIAQTVGATAYRAGEVHPAFLVIDESDERG; translated from the coding sequence ATGATCCTCGCCGACGTCCTCACCGCCGTCCTGCTGCCCGCCGGGGCGGTGTTCTCCGTACTGGGGGCGCTGGGCATGGCGCGGTTCCCCGACCTGCTGACCCGGCTGCACGCGGCGACCAAGCCGCAGACCATCGGCCTGCTGCTGGTCCTGGTCGGGGCGGCGGCGCAGATGGAGTCGGTCGCCGACGTGACCCCGCTGGTGCTGGTGGGGATCTTCCAGCTGATGACCTCCCCGGTGATCGCCCAGACGGTGGGCGCGACCGCCTACCGGGCCGGTGAGGTGCATCCGGCGTTCCTGGTCATCGACGAGTCGGACGAACGGGGGTGA
- a CDS encoding AI-2E family transporter: protein MPFRRRPKTAPPQPPPERPPSTGLSGEAARVRRDGMGVPAGLRVAAITGAYLLIIALAVYLVVNVLVRLAPLTLAIVAALLMTALVQPVSNGLRRLRAPAWAAALGGVLTLLVAIALPFTLIANRVVGQWDHLSRQTEQGLHRVREWLVTGPLPVSERQLDAAVDGIVTALRNAAPDPVGGATAAAQVLTSIVLALVLLFFLLKDGEQMARWTLGLVSERHRPRVSAAAVEGWRTLVAYIRGTFLVAAVDAVGIGTGLAVIGVPLALPLALLTFVAAFIPIVGATLAGAVAVLVALVSNGVTDALLALGVVLAVQQAEGNLLQPLIMGRTLRLHPAVILVVVTAGTLLAGVAGAVVAVPIAAITYRVTLSLRETGRTPPPEPVPEGAA, encoded by the coding sequence ATGCCGTTCCGCAGACGCCCGAAGACCGCCCCGCCCCAGCCCCCGCCGGAGCGGCCCCCCTCGACCGGCCTGTCCGGGGAGGCCGCCCGCGTGCGGCGGGACGGGATGGGGGTGCCCGCCGGGCTGCGGGTCGCCGCCATCACCGGGGCGTACCTGCTGATCATCGCGCTCGCCGTCTACCTGGTCGTGAACGTGCTGGTGCGGCTGGCCCCGCTGACCCTGGCGATCGTGGCGGCGCTGCTGATGACCGCGCTGGTGCAGCCGGTCTCGAACGGGCTGCGGCGGCTGCGGGCACCGGCGTGGGCCGCCGCGCTGGGTGGGGTGCTGACCCTGCTGGTGGCGATCGCGCTGCCGTTCACCCTGATCGCCAACCGGGTGGTGGGGCAGTGGGACCACCTGAGCCGGCAGACCGAGCAGGGCCTGCACCGGGTCCGCGAGTGGCTGGTCACCGGCCCGCTGCCGGTCTCCGAACGGCAGTTGGACGCCGCCGTCGACGGGATCGTCACCGCGCTCCGCAACGCCGCCCCCGACCCGGTCGGCGGGGCCACCGCCGCGGCCCAGGTGCTGACCTCGATCGTGCTGGCCCTCGTGCTGCTGTTCTTCCTGCTCAAGGACGGCGAGCAGATGGCCCGGTGGACGCTCGGCCTGGTGTCCGAACGGCACCGCCCCCGGGTGAGCGCCGCCGCCGTCGAGGGCTGGCGCACCCTGGTCGCCTACATCCGCGGGACGTTCCTGGTCGCCGCCGTCGACGCCGTCGGCATCGGCACCGGACTGGCGGTCATCGGCGTCCCGCTGGCCCTGCCGCTGGCGCTGCTGACGTTCGTGGCCGCGTTCATCCCGATCGTCGGGGCCACCCTCGCCGGGGCGGTCGCGGTGCTGGTCGCCCTGGTCAGCAACGGCGTCACCGACGCCCTGCTGGCGCTCGGCGTGGTGCTGGCCGTCCAGCAGGCCGAGGGCAACCTGCTGCAACCGCTGATCATGGGCCGGACGCTGCGCCTGCACCCGGCCGTCATCCTGGTCGTCGTCACCGCCGGAACCCTCCTGGCCGGAGTCGCCGGAGCGGTCGTCGCCGTCCCGATCGCCGCCATCACCTACCGCGTCACCCTCAGCCTCCGCGAGACCGGCCGAACGCCGCCTCCCGAGCCCGTTCCGGAGGGCGCGGCGTGA
- a CDS encoding nuclear transport factor 2 family protein, giving the protein MAVSAEDRVSITELIRMHGHLIDNGRLDLLHEVFTEDVAYDVTALGLGVLQGLAAIQEAALALGAGNPVGHHVTNIVLTSQGSDEVFAVSKGLGVNADGTCASVTYEDTVRRGPDGWRITRRKVLPRRVPLGG; this is encoded by the coding sequence ATGGCCGTTTCCGCCGAGGACCGCGTGTCGATCACCGAGCTGATCCGCATGCACGGGCACCTGATCGACAACGGCCGGCTCGACCTGCTGCACGAGGTCTTCACCGAGGACGTGGCCTACGACGTCACGGCCCTGGGCCTCGGGGTCCTGCAGGGCCTGGCGGCGATCCAGGAGGCCGCCCTCGCCCTCGGCGCCGGCAACCCGGTCGGCCACCACGTCACGAACATCGTCCTGACCTCCCAGGGCTCCGACGAGGTCTTCGCCGTCTCGAAGGGCCTGGGGGTGAACGCGGACGGCACCTGCGCGAGCGTCACCTACGAGGACACCGTCCGGCGAGGCCCGGACGGCTGGCGCATCACCCGCCGCAAGGTCCTCCCCCGCCGCGTCCCCCTGGGCGGCTGA
- a CDS encoding metallophosphoesterase family protein, with amino-acid sequence MKVAFFGDVHGCALHALGAAVLLGRRRGIRLDALIQVGDLGAYPSPERWDEASRRFGADNPAQHDFFRLLDPPPRIAEGVRLALAEVPPFLFVSGNHEDHDWLASLHQAGDAVVTPVDPLGSHRHVACGNVIEVAGQRTAFLGLIEVPGGMDLDPDAYARLLAAEPGSVDILITHDGPYGMSEYRGTIQGSPKLLKLLEHLQPRLHVSGHYHHQNGPRHYGRTTSYALAQLVQPKRHGEDPNARITPGSIGLLDTETYDFEYIHDPWLAEVNGDTLDLPTLLTTH; translated from the coding sequence ATGAAAGTTGCGTTCTTCGGTGACGTTCACGGTTGTGCGCTGCACGCGCTGGGTGCGGCGGTGCTGCTCGGGAGGCGGCGGGGGATCCGGCTCGACGCGCTGATCCAGGTGGGGGACCTGGGCGCGTACCCCTCGCCCGAGCGGTGGGACGAGGCCAGCCGCCGGTTCGGGGCGGACAACCCCGCACAGCATGACTTCTTCCGCCTGCTCGACCCGCCGCCCCGGATCGCCGAAGGGGTACGGCTCGCCCTTGCGGAGGTGCCCCCGTTCCTGTTCGTCAGCGGCAACCACGAGGACCACGACTGGCTCGCCTCCCTGCACCAGGCCGGTGACGCCGTCGTGACCCCCGTGGACCCGCTCGGCTCCCACCGTCACGTCGCCTGCGGGAACGTCATCGAGGTCGCCGGGCAGCGCACCGCGTTCCTCGGCCTGATCGAGGTGCCGGGCGGGATGGACCTCGACCCGGACGCGTACGCCCGCCTGCTGGCCGCCGAGCCCGGCAGCGTGGACATCCTGATCACCCACGACGGCCCGTACGGCATGTCCGAGTACCGCGGCACCATCCAGGGCTCACCGAAACTGCTCAAGCTCCTGGAACACCTCCAGCCCCGCCTGCACGTCAGCGGCCACTACCACCACCAGAACGGCCCCCGCCACTACGGCCGGACGACCTCCTACGCCTTGGCCCAACTGGTCCAGCCCAAGAGACACGGCGAAGACCCCAACGCCCGGATAACCCCCGGCAGCATCGGCCTGCTCGACACCGAGACCTACGACTTCGAGTACATCCACGACCCCTGGCTTGCCGAGGTCAACGGCGACACCCTGGACCTGCCCACCCTCCTCACCACCCACTGA
- a CDS encoding HAD family hydrolase produces MIRAVVFDIGETLIDDTRGWHQWADWLGVPRHTLSALVGAVVAQGRDNAEALQLVRPGFDLAAERRARRHAGHIEQILESDLYPDVRPALAELRKAGLWVGAAGNQTAAAAEQLRALDLPVDAIATSGEWGVAKPDPRFFERLISWAPAEPDQIVYVGDHPANDVGPALAAGLRVAHLRRGPFGYLWADDPSARAATWRIDRLTDLPALLTTSYQPEVE; encoded by the coding sequence GTGATCCGTGCTGTGGTCTTCGACATCGGCGAAACGCTCATCGACGACACCCGCGGCTGGCACCAATGGGCCGACTGGCTCGGGGTGCCCCGGCACACCCTGTCCGCGCTCGTCGGCGCAGTCGTCGCCCAGGGCCGCGATAACGCCGAAGCGCTCCAGCTTGTGCGGCCCGGCTTCGACCTCGCCGCCGAACGCCGAGCCCGCCGGCACGCGGGTCACATCGAGCAGATCCTGGAGAGCGACCTGTACCCCGACGTCCGCCCCGCCCTCGCCGAGTTGCGCAAGGCGGGCCTGTGGGTCGGTGCGGCCGGAAACCAGACCGCGGCGGCGGCCGAGCAGTTGCGGGCCCTGGACCTGCCGGTCGACGCGATCGCCACCTCCGGCGAGTGGGGCGTTGCCAAACCCGACCCTCGGTTCTTCGAGCGGCTGATCTCCTGGGCACCCGCCGAACCCGACCAGATCGTGTACGTCGGAGACCACCCCGCCAATGACGTCGGTCCGGCCCTGGCCGCCGGGCTCCGCGTCGCGCACCTGCGCCGCGGACCCTTCGGATACCTGTGGGCCGACGACCCCTCGGCCCGTGCCGCGACTTGGCGGATAGATCGTTTGACGGATCTCCCCGCACTGCTCACCACTTCGTACCAACCTGAGGTGGAGTAA
- a CDS encoding helix-turn-helix domain-containing protein: protein MATSPLGRRIAALRAARRMTQLQLAAAANASVSAIRKIEQGSRSPSDTVLSAIIVASAYGSAFPVTRSRH from the coding sequence ATGGCGACCAGCCCCCTCGGCCGGCGAATCGCCGCCCTCCGCGCGGCCCGCCGCATGACCCAGCTCCAGCTCGCCGCTGCGGCGAACGCCTCCGTCTCGGCGATCCGCAAGATCGAGCAAGGCTCCCGGTCACCGAGCGACACCGTCCTATCGGCGATCATCGTGGCGTCCGCGTACGGGTCGGCTTTTCCGGTGACCCGTTCACGCCACTAG
- a CDS encoding 4a-hydroxytetrahydrobiopterin dehydratase, with protein sequence MVPRPLTDEEIAAELARLPGWTREGDSITRTYRHTYHECVHLAMYVAAKAREVGHHPDIHITWQRIRFAITTHDAGHRLTVKDFELARHIDAIATGHGAEPI encoded by the coding sequence GTGGTCCCCAGACCCCTGACCGACGAGGAGATCGCCGCCGAGCTGGCCCGGTTGCCGGGCTGGACCCGCGAGGGCGACTCGATCACCAGGACGTACCGGCACACGTACCACGAGTGCGTGCACCTGGCGATGTACGTCGCGGCCAAAGCGCGGGAGGTCGGGCACCACCCCGACATCCACATCACCTGGCAGCGCATCCGCTTCGCGATCACCACGCACGACGCCGGGCACCGCCTGACCGTGAAGGACTTCGAGCTGGCCCGGCACATCGACGCGATCGCCACCGGCCACGGCGCCGAACCGATCTAG
- a CDS encoding 4a-hydroxytetrahydrobiopterin dehydratase has product MSLRTPLSAEQVAKRLAETGWSGDTAEITRTFAVEYDVAMRIVAEVATAAIELEHRPDIDIRWDRLRFAMTTHTAGDVVTELDFKTAERINEIALRHGAEPI; this is encoded by the coding sequence GTGAGCCTGCGGACACCCCTCAGCGCCGAACAGGTCGCCAAGCGACTCGCCGAGACGGGATGGTCCGGCGACACGGCCGAGATCACCCGGACGTTCGCCGTCGAGTACGACGTGGCGATGCGGATCGTGGCCGAGGTCGCCACCGCCGCGATCGAACTGGAGCACCGCCCCGACATCGACATCCGGTGGGACCGGCTCCGCTTCGCCATGACCACCCACACCGCGGGCGACGTGGTGACCGAGCTCGACTTCAAGACCGCCGAGCGGATCAACGAGATAGCCCTCCGCCACGGCGCCGAACCGATCTAG
- a CDS encoding helix-turn-helix domain-containing protein codes for MTFGETLRSLMRERGLSLRRLAKLSHYDVGYLSKVANGHWTPSRTLAERLDTVLDADGRLLALVSETSSADNRHPSSRPLGIPVSESTDPDERERLILAARNPARLDTVILDGLAATLAGHRRIEDILGAQSVIGPATEHLGLILRLLKEARGPHTGRLAAIASEASQFTGWLHTATGAHEEAGAFYDQALRLGLLARNNDLAATALSMRGHLAWITGDIGEMAALSEAAAESATAPGTRTVAIQQRGRALAVMGERQPALRAIGRAEDTLTRGGGPDDPDGLYFYSAEYLTAQRGLILAYLAEEPTEYARAADTIMAGVEALPPNVRGSEWMAWYRVRAAAARAAGGDISAAVTGLRAALDIVTETGSRKVLEEIVRTHRALAERHPDDPHVTALGEALP; via the coding sequence ATGACCTTCGGTGAGACATTGCGGAGCCTCATGAGGGAACGCGGCTTGTCCCTGCGCAGGCTGGCCAAGCTGTCCCATTACGACGTCGGCTATCTGTCCAAGGTCGCCAACGGCCACTGGACGCCGTCCCGCACCCTGGCCGAACGCCTGGACACCGTCCTCGACGCCGACGGCAGGCTCCTCGCCCTGGTCTCCGAAACCTCCTCCGCCGACAACCGGCACCCCTCCTCCCGGCCTCTCGGCATTCCCGTGTCCGAATCGACCGACCCCGACGAGCGGGAAAGGCTCATCCTGGCCGCGCGCAATCCCGCCCGGCTCGACACGGTGATCCTCGATGGGCTCGCGGCCACACTCGCCGGTCACCGTCGTATCGAGGACATCCTCGGCGCCCAGTCCGTCATCGGACCCGCCACGGAACATCTCGGGCTCATCCTGCGGCTGTTGAAAGAAGCGCGCGGCCCGCACACCGGGCGACTGGCGGCGATCGCCTCGGAGGCGTCCCAGTTCACGGGATGGCTGCACACGGCCACTGGCGCCCATGAGGAGGCGGGCGCCTTCTACGACCAGGCACTGCGCCTCGGTCTGCTGGCGCGGAACAACGACCTGGCCGCCACCGCGCTGTCCATGCGCGGGCATCTCGCATGGATCACCGGCGACATCGGAGAAATGGCCGCCCTGTCGGAGGCCGCCGCCGAATCGGCGACCGCACCCGGCACCCGTACCGTGGCCATCCAGCAGCGCGGCCGGGCACTGGCCGTCATGGGCGAGCGGCAACCGGCGTTGCGCGCCATCGGCCGGGCCGAGGACACCCTGACGCGCGGTGGCGGCCCCGACGACCCGGACGGCCTGTACTTCTACAGCGCCGAATACCTCACCGCTCAACGTGGTCTGATCCTGGCCTACCTGGCGGAGGAGCCGACCGAATACGCCAGGGCCGCCGACACCATCATGGCCGGTGTCGAGGCGCTCCCCCCGAACGTACGCGGATCGGAATGGATGGCGTGGTACCGCGTGCGCGCCGCAGCCGCCCGCGCCGCCGGCGGGGACATATCCGCGGCCGTCACCGGTCTTCGAGCGGCGCTCGACATCGTGACGGAAACGGGCAGCCGGAAAGTGCTCGAAGAGATCGTCCGGACGCACCGAGCACTCGCCGAGCGCCATCCCGACGATCCCCATGTGACCGCCCTCGGCGAAGCACTCCCTTGA
- a CDS encoding helix-turn-helix domain-containing protein, giving the protein MNQRVIELELEIADWLDQLLPARFAFAAFAIHLIASYGALRADHRVQRLGDRFRQVNVLRFYIDTEPTGLSYWCTPQRRIVLLTVWRIARIPEAAEAARARQALRDCSVHPPQEHRLWSEFVPRRMREPGVAETYREAAAAHAFGQTVRLLRRRRRLSVGQLAAAVGTTDALITRCEAGGLPTAASLAARIATVLDCEHALTRPQEGT; this is encoded by the coding sequence ATGAACCAGCGGGTCATCGAGCTGGAGCTGGAGATCGCCGACTGGCTGGATCAGCTCCTCCCGGCACGGTTCGCGTTCGCCGCCTTCGCCATCCACCTGATCGCCTCCTACGGCGCCCTGCGCGCCGATCACCGCGTACAGCGTCTCGGCGACCGGTTCCGTCAGGTGAACGTGCTGCGGTTCTACATCGACACCGAGCCCACGGGCCTCAGCTACTGGTGTACGCCGCAACGCCGCATCGTCCTGCTGACCGTCTGGCGGATCGCGCGCATCCCCGAGGCCGCCGAGGCCGCACGCGCCCGCCAGGCACTGCGCGACTGTTCCGTTCATCCCCCACAGGAACATCGGCTCTGGTCGGAGTTCGTCCCGCGACGCATGCGAGAACCCGGTGTCGCCGAGACCTACCGAGAGGCCGCCGCCGCACACGCCTTCGGCCAGACCGTCCGCCTCCTGCGCAGGCGCCGCCGCCTCAGCGTCGGCCAGCTCGCCGCCGCCGTCGGCACCACGGACGCCCTGATCACCCGCTGCGAGGCGGGCGGCCTGCCCACCGCCGCCTCGCTGGCCGCCCGCATCGCCACCGTCCTGGACTGCGAACACGCCCTCACCCGCCCACAGGAGGGCACATGA